In Montipora capricornis isolate CH-2021 chromosome 4, ASM3666992v2, whole genome shotgun sequence, a single genomic region encodes these proteins:
- the LOC138046601 gene encoding uncharacterized protein, translating to MEFWKTQLTACGKDLGEVSIRRGIFQGDSLSPLLFVIAILPPSSILNESAARYQLSKKEGKITHLLFMDDLKLYGRNEKEINSLVHTVRVFSSDIRMDFGIEKCAMMAINSWSVSLLRYSGPGGIVNWTKSELAELDRKTRKLLTIHGALHPRSNVSRLYLPRREGGRGLISVEDAINTEERNINVCISQSQERLLKAEWKRKNVDEIETPKDYKERIKRKRIEDWSGKQLHGQFKRETEDLSGVSWNWIRTGELKKETEGLIFAVQDQALTTNAVKARIEHQNVSSKCRMCGSHDETVQHILCSCPKLRRQNIKRDMTLLGGS from the exons ATGGAGttctggaaaacacaactaacgGCATGTGGTAAGGACCTTGGTGAAGTGTCCATCAGGAGAGGAATATTCCAGGGGGATTCCTTATCCCCTTTGTTATTTGTGATTGCAATTTTACCTCCCAGCAGTATACTGAACGAATCAGCAGCGCGCTACCAACTCAGTAAGAAAGAGGGCAAGATAACCCATTTACTGTTTATGGACGACCTGAAATTATATGGAAGAAATGAGAAGGAAATTAACTCACTTGTACATACTGTCCGGGTGTTTAGCAGTGACATTCGTATGGATTTTGGAATCGAGAAGTGCGCAATGATG GCTATCAACAGCTGGTCTGTATCTCTACTTCGGTACAGTGGGCCAGGGGGGATTGTAAACTGGACAAAGAGTGAGCTTGCTGAACTGGATCGTAAGACCAGGAAACTATTAACCATCCATGGCGCTCTTCATCCCAGGTCCAACGTAAGCCGTCTGTACTTACCAAGAAGAGAAGGAGGGCGTGGACTTATTAGTGTTGAGGACGCCATAAATACTGAAGAAAGAAATATCAATGTCTGCATTAGCCAGAGCCAGGAACGTTTGTTGAAAGCTGAATGGAAGAGGAAGAATGTCGATGAAATTGAAACACCAAAGGATTATAAGGAAAGGATAAAGAGGAAAAGAATTGAGGACTGGTCTGGAAAGCAGCTGCATGGGCAGTTCAAGAGAGAGACAGAGGACCTATCTGGTGTTTCCTGGAATTGGATAAGAACTGGTGAACTGAAGAAGGAGACAGAAGGGCTTATTTTTGCCGTGCAAGACCAGGCACTAACAACAAACGCCGTAAAAGCCAGAATTGAACACCAAAATGTATCGTCCAAATGCAGAATGTGTGGTAGTCACGATGAAACTGTGCAGCATATTTTGTGTAGTTGCCCCAAGTTGCGCAGACAGAATATAAAAAGAGACATGACGTTGTTGGGCGGGAGTTGA